The Apium graveolens cultivar Ventura chromosome 6, ASM990537v1, whole genome shotgun sequence genome contains a region encoding:
- the LOC141668191 gene encoding transcription factor MYB48-like yields MVQEEIRKGPWTEHEDVQLVFYVNLFGDRRWDFIAKVSGLKRTGKSCRLRWVNYLHPGLKRGKMTPHEERLVVELHSKWGNRWSKIARKLPGRTDNEIKNYWRTYMRKEAQEKKRPMPPSPSYSNCSSSISSASPSLAADSKPIMETGERNFYDNVGLDIYAVNKNKSTETHDCDGAAEGYSMDEIWNDIDCSPEENIKPLFGGFSEEILASPIWDYCPDSLWMMDQEDSNMIFPRSDPFHSLFVQGSTHFTG; encoded by the exons atggtGCAAGAGGAAATCAGAAAAGGTCCATGGACAGAACATGAAGATGTTCAACTGGTTTTCTATGTAAACTTGTTTGGTGATCGCCGTTGGGATTTCATAGCAAAAGTTTCAG GTTTGAAAAGAACAGGTAAGAGTTGCAGGTTAAGGTGGGTTAATTATCTTCATCCTGGTCTTAAACGAGGAAAGATGACACCCCACGAAGAACGCCTGGTGGTTGAGCTTCACTCCAAATGGGGAAATAG ATGGTCAAAAATTGCTCGTAAATTACCTGGAAGAACAGACAATGAGATAAAGAATTATTGGAGAACTTACATGAGGAAAGAAGCTCAAGAGAAGAAAAGGCCCATGCCTCCATCTCCATCATACTCTAACTGTTCTTCGTCGATATCATCAGCAAGTCCAAGTCTAGCAGCTGATTCAAAGCCAATCATGGAGACCGGGGAGAGAAACTTTTATGACAACGTAGGACTTGATATATATGCTGTAAACAAAAACAAGAGTACTGAAACTCATGACTGTGATGGTGCAGCTGAAGGGTACTCAATGGATGAGATATGGAATGATATTGATTGCTCTCCAGAAGAGAACATAAAGCCTCTATTCGGAGGATTTAGTGAAGAAATATTAGCTTCTCCGATCTGGGATTATTGTCCAGACTCGCTATGGATGATGGATCAAGAAGATAGTAATATGATTTTCCCTAGGAGTGATCCATTTCATTCCTTGTTTGTACAAGGTAGCACACATTTCACAGGGTAA